Proteins encoded together in one Prionailurus viverrinus isolate Anna chromosome B1, UM_Priviv_1.0, whole genome shotgun sequence window:
- the GRSF1 gene encoding G-rich sequence factor 1 isoform X1, whose protein sequence is MAGTRWVLGALLRGCGCNCSSCRRTGAACLPFYSAAGSFPSGVSGRRRLLLLLGAAAAAASHTRGLQTGPAPAGRLAGPPPAAASAAAAAAASYPALRAPLLPQSLAAAAGPARSYSQESKTTYLEDLPPLPEYELASSKLGEEVDDVYLIRAQGLPWSCTIEDVVNFFSDCRIRNGENGIHFLLNRDGKRRGDALIEMESEQDVQKALEKHRMYMGQRYVEVYEINNEDVDALMKSLQVKSSPAVNDGVVRLRGLPYSCNEKDIVDFFAGLNIVDITFVMDYRGRRKTGEAYVQFEEPEMANQALLKHREEIGNRYIEIFPSRRNEVRTHVGSHKGKKMTSPTAKYITEPEMVFEEHEVNEDIRPMTAFESEKEIELPKEMSEKLPEAVDFGTPSSLHFVHMRGLPFQANAQDIINFFAPLKPVRITMEYSSNGKATGEADVHFDTHEDAVAAMLKDRSHVHHRYIELFLNSCPKGK, encoded by the exons ATGGCCGGGACGCGCTGGGTGCTCGGGGCGCTGCTCCGGGGCTGCGGCTGCAACTGCAGCAGCTGTCGGCGCACCGGCGCCGCCTGCCTGCCCTTCTACTCGGCCGCCGGCTCCTTCCCCTCGGGCGTATCGGGCCGTCGccgcctgctgctgctgctcggggcggccgcggccgccgcctcTCACACGCGGGGCCTCCAGACCGGGCCTGCGCCCGCCGGGAGGCTGGCGGGGCCACCCCCCGcggccgcctccgccgccgccgcggccgcggCCTCTTACCCGGCCCTGCGTGCCCCTCTGCTGCCGCAGTCGCTGGCGGCGGCCGCGGGCCCGGCGCGGAGCTACAGCCAG GAGTCCAAAACGACCTACCTGGAAGACCTTCCACCTCTCCCTGAGTATGAGTTGGCTTCATCCAAGTTAGGAGAAGAAGTGGATGATGTTTATCTCATTCGAGCTCAAGGATTGCCGTGGTCGTGCACTATAGAAGATGTGGTTAACTTTTTCTCAG ACTGCAGAATTCGCAATGGTGAGAATGGAATACACTTCCTCTTAAATAGAGATGGGAAACGAAGGGGTGATGCCTTAATTGAAATGGAGTCAGAGCAGGATGTGCAAAAAGCCTTAGAAAAGCATCGCATGTACATGGGACAGCGGTATGTGGAAG TTTATGAGATAAATAATGAAGATGTGGACGCCTTAATGAAGAGCCTGCAGGTCAAATCTTCACCTGCGGTAAATGATGGTGTGGTTCGTTTGAGAGGACTTCCTTATAGTTGCAATGAAAAAGACATTGTAGACTTCTTTGCAG GACTGAATATAGTAGACATCACCTTTGTCATGGActacagagggagaagaaaaacaggagaagCCTATGTGCAGTTTGAAGAACCAGAAATGGCCAACCAAGCCCTCTTGAAACACAGGGAAGAAATTGGTAACCG atatatagagatatttCCAAGCAGAAGAAATGAAGTCCGAACACATGTTGGTTctcataagggaaagaaaatgacatCTCCTACTGCTAAGTATATAACTGAGCCAGAAATGGTCTTTGAAGAACATGAAGTAAATGAGGATATTCGACCCATGACAGCTTTCGAAAGTGAGAAGGAAATAG AATTGCCTAAGGAGATGTCCGAAAAGCTTCCAGAGGCTGTTGATTTTGGAACCCCATCTTCACTACATTTTGTCCACATGAGAGGATTGCCTTTCCAAGCTAATGCTCAAGACATTATAAAC ttttttgcTCCACTGAAGCCTGTTAGGATCACCATGGAATACAGTTCCAATGGGAAGGCCACTGGAGAAGCCGATGTGCACTTCGATACCCATGAGGATGCTGTTGCAGCTATGCTCAAGGATCGGTCCCATGTTC ACCATAGGTATATTGAATTGTTCCTGAATTCATGTCCAAAGGGAAAATAA
- the GRSF1 gene encoding G-rich sequence factor 1 isoform X2 — MESKTTYLEDLPPLPEYELASSKLGEEVDDVYLIRAQGLPWSCTIEDVVNFFSDCRIRNGENGIHFLLNRDGKRRGDALIEMESEQDVQKALEKHRMYMGQRYVEVYEINNEDVDALMKSLQVKSSPAVNDGVVRLRGLPYSCNEKDIVDFFAGLNIVDITFVMDYRGRRKTGEAYVQFEEPEMANQALLKHREEIGNRYIEIFPSRRNEVRTHVGSHKGKKMTSPTAKYITEPEMVFEEHEVNEDIRPMTAFESEKEIELPKEMSEKLPEAVDFGTPSSLHFVHMRGLPFQANAQDIINFFAPLKPVRITMEYSSNGKATGEADVHFDTHEDAVAAMLKDRSHVHHRYIELFLNSCPKGK, encoded by the exons ATG GAGTCCAAAACGACCTACCTGGAAGACCTTCCACCTCTCCCTGAGTATGAGTTGGCTTCATCCAAGTTAGGAGAAGAAGTGGATGATGTTTATCTCATTCGAGCTCAAGGATTGCCGTGGTCGTGCACTATAGAAGATGTGGTTAACTTTTTCTCAG ACTGCAGAATTCGCAATGGTGAGAATGGAATACACTTCCTCTTAAATAGAGATGGGAAACGAAGGGGTGATGCCTTAATTGAAATGGAGTCAGAGCAGGATGTGCAAAAAGCCTTAGAAAAGCATCGCATGTACATGGGACAGCGGTATGTGGAAG TTTATGAGATAAATAATGAAGATGTGGACGCCTTAATGAAGAGCCTGCAGGTCAAATCTTCACCTGCGGTAAATGATGGTGTGGTTCGTTTGAGAGGACTTCCTTATAGTTGCAATGAAAAAGACATTGTAGACTTCTTTGCAG GACTGAATATAGTAGACATCACCTTTGTCATGGActacagagggagaagaaaaacaggagaagCCTATGTGCAGTTTGAAGAACCAGAAATGGCCAACCAAGCCCTCTTGAAACACAGGGAAGAAATTGGTAACCG atatatagagatatttCCAAGCAGAAGAAATGAAGTCCGAACACATGTTGGTTctcataagggaaagaaaatgacatCTCCTACTGCTAAGTATATAACTGAGCCAGAAATGGTCTTTGAAGAACATGAAGTAAATGAGGATATTCGACCCATGACAGCTTTCGAAAGTGAGAAGGAAATAG AATTGCCTAAGGAGATGTCCGAAAAGCTTCCAGAGGCTGTTGATTTTGGAACCCCATCTTCACTACATTTTGTCCACATGAGAGGATTGCCTTTCCAAGCTAATGCTCAAGACATTATAAAC ttttttgcTCCACTGAAGCCTGTTAGGATCACCATGGAATACAGTTCCAATGGGAAGGCCACTGGAGAAGCCGATGTGCACTTCGATACCCATGAGGATGCTGTTGCAGCTATGCTCAAGGATCGGTCCCATGTTC ACCATAGGTATATTGAATTGTTCCTGAATTCATGTCCAAAGGGAAAATAA